In the genome of Planctomycetota bacterium, one region contains:
- a CDS encoding sigma-70 family RNA polymerase sigma factor has product MGPDARLSNEQSALVASWFEKHGATLKTFARRRLGSEEAAEDVVQDALLSAAVAVSKGEKAEVERAFLLTLLRRRIVDLLRKTVRTRRVADEYSQIIADQATTIRDEVYAVAAKRWNVPPAAALERAEFWEKFNQCLDKMPTLMRQAMVLREIDRLPTPEVCETLGISKANLWTLVHRARLRLRADLGPLMRSGRK; this is encoded by the coding sequence ATGGGGCCCGATGCACGACTGAGCAACGAACAATCCGCGCTCGTCGCGTCGTGGTTCGAGAAACACGGAGCGACACTCAAAACGTTCGCACGTCGACGGCTCGGTTCCGAGGAGGCAGCCGAGGATGTCGTTCAGGACGCGTTGCTCTCCGCCGCGGTCGCGGTCAGCAAAGGTGAGAAGGCCGAGGTCGAGCGGGCGTTTCTGCTGACGCTCCTGCGGCGGCGCATCGTGGATCTGCTCCGCAAGACCGTGCGGACCCGCCGGGTGGCCGACGAGTACTCGCAGATCATCGCCGACCAGGCGACGACGATCCGTGACGAGGTGTACGCCGTCGCGGCCAAGCGGTGGAACGTCCCGCCCGCCGCCGCACTGGAGCGGGCCGAGTTCTGGGAGAAGTTCAATCAATGCCTCGACAAGATGCCCACGCTCATGCGGCAAGCGATGGTTCTGCGCGAGATCGACCGCCTGCCGACGCCGGAGGTGTGCGAGACGCTCGGTATCTCCAAAGCCAATCTCTGGACGCTGGTGCATCGCGCCCGGCTGCGGCTGCGGGCGGACCTTGGTCCTTTGATGCGGAGTGGCAGGAAATGA
- a CDS encoding DUF4914 family protein has translation MSVPQIPGLSLSQSAEAVLNEAKSVTFASSPEELVQLAVPDDQVDPAGYFTVGYDVNGKFTPELKVCRVRNGISANYLEPYMRRRDAQCMVIADERATDKPTYEGRFGKSFEDLRQETFAWLKSQDLACFFFDVGQLGETMPALAICPANAGFFALGLSLLQGIVPIEEMKRRADTYHHTAIIYIAPPFRHTHFEGKQVVVHNRREGLHELFSYNLYPGPSAKKGVYGMLLTLGEKQEWTTAHCSTVQVTTPYDNTVTIMHEGASGGGKSEMIERMHREPDGRLHLGTNTVTGDERYLTLPRGCDLGPVTDDMALCHPDLQDKDAKLKKLTLTDAEAAWFLRVNHIDHYGTDPNLEGMTINTKAPMLFLNIDAMPGSTALIWEHIQDEPGVPCPNPRVVFPRKHYPDIVNEPVTVDIRSFGVRCPPCTRKLPTYGIMGLFHVLPPALAWLWRLVAPRGHGNPSIVDEGGMTSEGVGSYWPFATGRRVDQANILLNQINDTQDTMFILTPNQHIGCWKTGFAPQWVTREYLARRGATPFDPGKLVDSRCPLLGRSLKTLQVEGQTIGRWFMQVETQPEVGEEAYDIGAKMLTDFFHQQIDKFVHDDLDAMGRKIIEACKDGATVSDYDGMM, from the coding sequence ATGTCCGTCCCACAGATCCCCGGTCTTTCTCTCTCGCAGTCCGCCGAAGCCGTCCTCAACGAGGCCAAATCGGTGACCTTCGCCAGTAGCCCCGAGGAACTAGTCCAGCTCGCGGTCCCCGACGACCAGGTCGACCCGGCAGGCTACTTCACCGTCGGTTACGACGTGAATGGCAAGTTCACCCCCGAGCTGAAGGTCTGTCGCGTCCGCAACGGCATCTCGGCCAACTACCTCGAGCCGTACATGCGGCGTCGCGATGCCCAGTGCATGGTCATCGCCGACGAACGCGCGACCGACAAGCCGACGTACGAGGGCCGCTTCGGTAAGTCGTTTGAAGATCTGCGGCAGGAAACGTTCGCCTGGCTCAAGAGCCAGGACCTGGCCTGCTTCTTCTTCGACGTCGGGCAGCTCGGCGAGACGATGCCCGCCCTGGCGATCTGTCCGGCCAACGCCGGCTTCTTCGCGCTGGGCCTCTCGCTGCTCCAAGGCATCGTGCCCATCGAGGAAATGAAGCGCCGCGCCGACACGTACCACCACACCGCGATCATCTACATCGCCCCGCCGTTCCGGCACACGCACTTCGAGGGCAAACAGGTCGTGGTCCACAACCGACGCGAAGGGCTCCACGAGCTCTTCAGCTACAATCTCTACCCCGGCCCGTCCGCGAAGAAGGGCGTCTACGGCATGCTCCTCACCCTCGGTGAGAAGCAGGAGTGGACCACCGCCCACTGCTCGACCGTGCAGGTCACCACGCCCTATGACAACACCGTCACGATCATGCACGAAGGTGCGTCCGGCGGCGGCAAGAGCGAGATGATCGAGCGCATGCACCGCGAGCCCGACGGCCGGCTGCACCTGGGCACCAACACCGTCACCGGCGACGAACGCTACCTCACTCTGCCGCGGGGTTGTGACCTCGGACCGGTCACCGACGACATGGCCCTTTGTCACCCCGACCTTCAGGACAAGGACGCCAAGCTCAAGAAGCTCACCCTCACCGACGCCGAGGCCGCCTGGTTCCTGCGGGTCAACCACATCGACCACTACGGCACCGACCCGAACCTCGAGGGCATGACGATCAACACCAAGGCACCGATGCTCTTCTTGAACATCGATGCGATGCCGGGCTCGACGGCGTTGATCTGGGAGCACATCCAGGACGAGCCGGGCGTGCCCTGCCCCAACCCGCGCGTGGTATTCCCCCGCAAGCACTACCCCGACATCGTCAACGAACCGGTGACGGTGGACATCCGCAGCTTCGGGGTGCGTTGTCCGCCATGCACGCGGAAGTTGCCGACGTACGGGATCATGGGCCTGTTCCATGTCCTGCCGCCGGCGCTGGCCTGGCTCTGGCGGCTCGTCGCGCCCCGCGGCCACGGCAACCCGTCGATCGTCGACGAGGGCGGCATGACCAGCGAGGGCGTGGGCTCCTACTGGCCCTTCGCCACCGGCCGACGCGTCGACCAGGCCAACATCCTGCTCAACCAGATCAACGACACGCAGGACACGATGTTCATCCTCACGCCCAACCAGCACATCGGTTGCTGGAAGACCGGCTTCGCGCCGCAATGGGTCACCCGCGAGTACCTCGCCCGTCGGGGCGCCACTCCGTTCGACCCGGGTAAACTCGTCGACAGCCGCTGCCCCCTTCTGGGCCGCTCGCTCAAGACACTGCAGGTCGAAGGCCAGACCATCGGCAGGTGGTTCATGCAGGTCGAAACCCAGCCCGAAGTCGGCGAAGAAGCCTACGACATCGGCGCGAAGATGCTCACCGACTTCTTCCACCAGCAGATCGACAAGTTCGTCCACGACGACCTCGACGCGATGGGCCGGAAGATCATCGAAGCGTGCAAGGACGGCGCGACGGTGAGCGATTACGACGGGATGATGTGA